Genomic window (Sediminispirochaeta smaragdinae DSM 11293):
GCAGGGAAAGCTCTTCCTTCTTCAGACCAGAAACGGTAAGAGGACCGGACCTGCGGCGGTAAAAATCGCCGTTGACATGGTTGCCGAAAAGATGATCACAGAAGAGGAGGCCATCGGGCGGGTTAGCCCCGACCAGTTGGACCAGCTTTTTCACCCTGGTATCGATCCTAAAATGAAGAAGTCTCTTTCTCCCCTTGCCAAAGGGCTGAATGCTTCTCCCGGAGCAGCAACCGGCCAGATCGTTTTTTCAGCCGAAGATGCCGAGGCCTGGGCGAAGGATGGGAAAAAGGTCCTGCTCGTGCGAAAAGAAACCAGTCCCGAAGATATCGGCGGAATGGTTGCCGCTCAGGGGGTGCTTACCAGCACCGGCGGTATGACCAGTCACGCTGCTGTTGTCGCTCGTGGTATGGGTAAGCCCTGTGTCGCTGGTTGTAAGTCAGTGGTCGTTTCAGGAAAAGCCATGAGTGTTGATGGAAAGAAATTCAAGGAAGGTGCCTATCTCTCCATCGACGGTTCTACAGGTGAGGTTTTTGAGGGGGAGCTCGAGCTTGTTTCTCCCAAGATTACCAAAGACCTTGCCACCTTTTTGGGATGGGCCGATAAGGTTCGTCTCTCCGCAAAGAGGGAAGGCATTGCCGGTGTCGGCTTTCAGGTAAGGACCAATGCCGATCAGCCGGCCGATGCCAAGGTTGCTCGGAAATTCGGAGCGGAAGGGATCGGGCTTTGCCGAACCGAGCACATGTTCTTCGACGAGGGAAAGCTGGAGATATTCCAAGAGATGATCATTTCTGAAACGGCGGAGGCACGTGCTGATGCCTTAAAGAAACTGCTCCCCCTCCAGAAAAAAGACTTTAAGGGAATCTTTACCGCAATGGAAGGGCTCCCCGTTACCATACGGCTCCTTGATCCTCCCTTACATGAGTTCGTTCCCAAAACGGCTGCAGAGGTGAAAGAGCTGGCGGCAAAGCTTGGAATCAAGCCTGCCCAGTTAAAAGCGAAGGCTGAAGCGTTGAAAGAGCTCAACCCCATGCTCGGCCACCGCGGTTGTCGTCTCGGTATTACCTATCCCGAAATCTACGACATGCAGGTTGAGGCCATTATGACGGCAGCCTGTGAGGTTCAGAAGTCGGGCAAAAAGGTGCATCCCGAAATCATGATCCCTCTTATCGGAACCGTAAAAGAGCTTCAGATGCTCCGGGCCAACGCCGAAGCTGTTATTGAAAAGGTTCTTAGCCAGAAAAAGATGAAGGTTGATTATAAGATCGGCACCATGATCGAGATTCCCCGTGCCGCGTTGACCGCCGATAAGGTTGCGGCTTCCGCCGATTTCTTCAGTTTCGGAACCAATGACCTTACCCAGATGACCTTCGGCTATAGCCGAGATGACATCGGTTCCTTTATCGGAGATTATCTTGATCAGGGCGTCTTACCTCGTGATCCCTTCCAGTCATTGGATACCGAGGGCGTTGGCCAGCTTGTTTCCATGGGTGTCGAAAAGGGCCGGTCGGTCAAAGGCGACCTCAAGATGGGGATCTGCGGTGAACACGGCGGAGATCCCGATTCCATCGATTTTTGTTATCGAACCGGGCTCAACTATGTCAGCTGTTCCCCTTACAGGGTTCCGATCGCCCGTCTCGCCGCGGCCCAGGCTGTGGCCCGTAGTAAAAAATAGCTGACCTTTTGTTCTGCTAAAGGATTATCATCTACACCGCTTCCGATTGTTTCGGGAGCGGTGCCTTTTTTTATGCGAGGAAAACTGTGATAGAGCCACAGACTCTTTATCAGCTATTCATGGAACTTTACGGCCCGCGTGGTTGGTGGCCCGTGGTGACCGATGCGGGAAACCAAGGCCACGATGCGAAGGGATACCATCCCTTGGATTATAGTATCCCCGCCACGGCACACCGTCGTTTCGAAATTGCTCTCGGAGCAATATTGACCCAAAACACCGCATGGCGTAATGTCCGCCTTTGCCTGGAGTCCTTGGATGAAGCGGGGGCAATCGATATGCAGCGACTGCTCGCTCTTTCCGACGAGCGGCTTGAGGCACTCATTCGCTCCTCGGGATATTATCGGCAGAAGGCGAGGAAATTGAAAACTCTTGCCCGTTTTTTCCTGGAGAATGGCTACGGGGAAGTATCTGCCGCATCGACGCCGAGTCGCGAAGAATTGCTTTCACTTTGGGGCATAGGCGAAGAAACCGCGGATTCGATTTTACTTTACGCTTTTGGTGTTCCGGTGCTTGTCATCGACGCCTATACCCGGCGGATACTTGCTCGTTTAAAGGGTGAGGAACTCTCGGATAGGGAGATACGCGACTATCTTTCCTCCGCAACCGAGGGAAAAGCTGTAAAACAGCAACGTAGGATTCTCAATGAATTTCATGCCCTCTTTGTCGAACATGGAAAAACCAGATGTGCCAAGCGTTCCCCCGATTGCGACCATTGCGGAATAAAAGCCTGGTGTAAAGGCCCGTTCTAAGGGGCCGGAACCGTGTGTTCCGGTTGACAGCCCCGCCTCTTCCGTGAACAATGGGGCCATACTAAACAGGGAAAACCACACCGAATAAGGAATAGTTAAGTGATTACTGCAAGCAATATCATGCTCCGTTTCGGGGAGCGGGTCCTTTTTAAGGACGTTACTATCAAATTTACTCCGGGGAACTGCTATGGAGTCATAGGCGCCAACGGAGCGGGAAAATCCACCTTTCTCAATATTCTTTCGGGAGAGTTGGATTCCGATGCGGGAGAAATCATTATCAGCACTGGAGAACGGCTCTCGGTGCTCAGACAGGACCATTTTGCTTTTGATGAACATACCGTGCTTGAGACCGTCATCATGGGGCATAAGGAGCTCTATTCCGTCAAAGCGGAACGGGACGCCATCTATGAGAAGAGTGATTTTACCGAGGAGGATGGTATTAGGGCGGCAGAGCTCGAGGGGCAGTTCGCCGATCTCGGCGGGTGGGAGGCAGAGGCAGAGGCCGGACAGCTTCTTTCCGGCCTTGGTATAGCGGAATCCCTACTTGAGACCAAAATGGGGGAGCTCGAACCTGGGGATAAGGTTCGAGTTCTTCTTGCCCAAGCCCTTTTCGGCAATCCCGATATTCTCCTCCTTGACGAGCCGACCAACCATCTTGATCTTGAGTCTATCAACTGGTTGGAAGATTTTCTTCTTCGCTTTTCCAACACCGTAATCGTTGTCAGCCACGATCGCCATTTTCTCAATACCGTTTGTACCCATATTGCCGATATCGACTTTGGGAAGATCCAGCTGTACGTCGGAAACTATGATTTCTGGTATATGTCCAGCCAGCTTGCTGCCAAACAGCGCAAGGATGAAAAGAAGAGGAGAGAGGATAAGTCTGCGGAATTGAAGGAGTTCATTCAGCGTTTTTCATCCAATGCAAGTAAGGCACGACAGGCAACCAGCAGAAAAAAACTTCTCGAAAAGCTGACCATTGACGACATCAAACCATCGAGCCGCCGTTTCCCCTATGTCGGTTTTAAGCCTGAGCGGGAGTGCGGAAAAAATGTCCTTGAAGTGAAGGGGCTTTCGGCCTCCTTTGAGGGAGAGAAGCTGTTCGAGAATCTCGATTTTGCCGTTAACAGAGGAGATAAGATTGCCTTTGTCGGCCCTATGCACCAGGCAAAGACCACCCTTTTCGATATTCTCAGCGGAAAAGCAGATCCCGACGCGGGAAGCTATGATTGGGGGGTAACCATCACCCCAAGTTACTTTCCAAAGAATAATATCTCCTTTTTTGAAAATGAGATGAACCTCACCGACTGGCTCCGGCAATTTACCGAAAGCGACGATGAGGCGTGGATCAGAGGCTTTCTCGGTCGTATGCTCTTTTCGGGCGATGAGGCCATGAAATCGGTTAAGGTGCTTTCCGGAGGGGAAAAGGTGCGTTGTATGCTCAGTAAGATGATGCTCAGCGGCGCAAATGTTCTGATCTTCGATGAACCGACCAATCACCTCGACCTCGAATCCATCACCGCCTTGAACAACGGCTTGATTGAGTTCCCCGAAGTCCTCCTTTTCACAAGCCACGACCATCAGTTCGTCCATACCATTGCCAACAGGATTATCGAATTTACTCCAAGCGGTATCATCGACAGGATGATGCCCTTCGACGACTATCTGGCCAGCGAGGATGTAAGGGCCGTCCGTGATCAGATGTACCACGAGCATCTCAGGTTGACAATCTGATTTCTTGTCTCATCCTCTGTGGTTGATTGAAAGCCCCCAGCGGCTCTGGTTCAAGAACCAAGTCGCCGGGCAGCTTCAAGAAGCAGGCGCCTGGCTGCGGCATCTTTCAGGCTCAAGGGCAGGTCGATCTCTTCTCCGTCTTTGAAAAAGAGGTGAAGCTGATTGGTTTCTGTCTCAAAACCGGATCCCTCTTTTGAGACATCGTTGACAGCAATCATATCGGCACTCGCCTTTTTCATCCTCGCAAGCGCATCCTTACGAAGCTCCTCCTCGCTCACCTTATGCAGAGCCCTGAAGGCAATGAGGTAGGTTTTGGGAGAGAGTTCCTTGATCCTGTCGAGTATCTTTGGGGTCGGAGTCAGGGTGAGGTTAAGCTCCTTTCTCCCGTGGGTCGATATTTTGGTCGACGAGACCGAATCGCATTGCCAGTCGCCAACGGCTGCCGCCGCCACATAGATATCGACATCCTTTTTGTCCAGGATCCGTTTGCTGGCAGCAAGAAGAGATTCTGATGTATCGCACCTGATAAGCTCTACGCCGGCGGGAGGCTTTACACCGATCTTTCCCGCAAGAACCGTTACACGGGCTCCCGAAAGCATTGCCGTCCTGGCAATAGCCATTCCCATGCGTCCGGAGGCGTTGTTTGTGATCACACGAACAGGATCGATATATTCTACGGTTCTTCCCGCCGTGACCACGACATGCTTTCCCGAGAGCGGGGCCGAGTTCTGAAGCAAAAGAGGCAGGGCCGCGTGAAAAATGGTGTCGGGATCGGGGATCTTCGCCTTTCCCTCTTCGATTTTTGGATCAAGAACCGAGATTCCCAGTTTTCTCAGGCTTGCAATGTTTTGGACCACCATGGGATGACGCCACATTGGCTCATGCATGGCGGGGACGATCAAAAGGGGAATACCCTGACCTATGGCGGTCGTCGCAAGGGTCGTCACCGTGGTGTCGTCTATTCCTGCGGCGATCTTGCCGATGGTATTGGCAGTAGATGGCGCGATGAGAAGGAGGTCAATCTTCTCCGGAACATCCCCTGCAAGGGCGACATGTTCAATTTTGCCGGTGAGTTTTGTGATGGTTTCGTGACCTGTTGCCCACTCCATGAGGTCGGGATGGATGATACCGCAGGCGGCTTCGGTCATGACGGGGTAAACGTCGGCACCGTGACGCATAAGTTGTCTTGCCAGTTCCGGACTTTTCACCGCTCCGACACTTCCGCAAATACCAAGGGCAATCCTCTTGCCCGAAAGGCAATCGCTGGCAGTGCCGATGATATCCTTCGACGGATGATTATTCATGCTCATGCTATTATCTCCTCGAGGTCATGTAAAAAGGCATCCAACATCTTTCTGCTTACATGCGGCATTACCGTGATTCTGAGAAAGCCGGGGAAGAGGCTGAGGGCCCAGCCGCGACCTCGCAGTCGGCGGGCCAGCTCGTCTGGATCGATCCTACGATGTTTTGTGGGGCTGAACCCTACTACGTTCATTTGCGGTTCGATTACGGCATCTACACCGCTCATGGAGCGTAATCGATCGTAGAGATAACAGCTGTTTTCCATGCACGTTGCCACGGTTTCAACATAGCCTTTTCTTCCAAGACGATGTAACGTGGCCCAAATCGACGCCACCGAGGCCCCGGATCTGGTTCCCACGATGGTACGCTGTCGTGTTTTCCCTCCGGCAAGATAGCTCACTTCGGTTTCCGATGCCACCGCAGCATCGTGATTTCGAAAAACAATAGCGCCGGCCGGAATGGCACAGCGCCCCATTTTATGTGGATCAATGGTGATACTGCTAACACCCGGCAGGGAGAAATCAAAGGCTGGTGCGGTGTATCCTGCTTCGGCAAGGAAGGGCAGGACAAATCCGCCGAAGGCGGCATCAACGTGGAGAGGAAGCTTCCATGCCGTGGCCGCATCGGATATCTCGGTGATAGGGTCGACCGCCCCGAGACCTGTTGTCCCGGCAACTGCCACAAGTACCATGGTCTTATCATCTATTGCTTCGAGATATCGTTTCAGATCGACCCTGCCGTCATCCTCCACCGGAATCTTACAAAGATCAAGGTCCATGATGTCGGCGGCCTTGTCGAACGAGAAATGGGCACTTTCGGGAAGTACCACCTTCCGTTTTTCTCTATGTTTTCGTTTGGCAGCCCAGAGGGCGATAAGGTTTGCCTCTGTTCCGCCCGTGACGATTGCGCCTTCCGCGCTCCGACTTCCCAATAGACGACCCAGCATCCCGATTGTTTCCCGCTCCAGCTGCTGAAGCCGTGGATGCAGCCCCGGATCTCCTATATTTCGGTCGAGATAATGTTCATAGACCTTTGCACTGGTGGGGTGGGGAAGGGTACACATCGATCCGAGAATTCGCTCTCCCGAAAAAGAGAGATCACCCTCCAGTTTTCTGCCCAGCGCACCAAGTACATCGGCTTCCCCAGAGCCTTGAAGGGGAATTCCTTCTGTCGTATCTTCCATCGCCGCAACCTTAGTGATAGGTGTGAGCGGCGTCCGGGAAACTGCCGCTACGAACATCTTCCCCGTAGGAAGATACGGCCGAGCGAATTGTTGTTCTAAGATCTGCATAGGTTTTGACAAATTTAGCAAGATGCCCGCTGGTGAGTCCCAACATATCGTTTATGACAAGCACCTGGCCGCCGCATCGCGCTCCCGCCCCGATACCTATGGTGGGAATCGAGACCGCCGCGCTTATTCGTTCGGCAAGGGACTCGGGGATACATTCGAGGACAATGGAAAAAGCGCCGTGCTCTTCAAGTCTTTTTGCATCTTCTATCATGACTGCGGCGGACTCGGCATCCTTGCCCTGAACCCTGAAATTTTCCGCTGTCTGCGGAAGCAGTCCGAGATGCCCCATTACGGGAATTCCCGCAGAGCTAAGGGCCTCACAAACGACAGTATCGGCTCCTTCGAATTTTACTGCGTCCCCTCCCGCGTCCATCAGCCTCTTACCATTTTCGAGGGCCAAGGCGGCGTTCGAAAAGGAGCCGTAGGGCATATCGGCAACAACCGGCATATCCGGTGCCCCACGGCGTACCATAGCGGTGTGGTAGGCCATGTGTTCGACCGTCACCCCTTTGGTCTCGTTTTTTCCCTGAACAACCATACCAAGGGTATCGCCGACGAGAATCCAGTCCGCCTTCGCCTCCTGACAGATGGATGCAAAGGTTGCGTCATAGGCGGTGATCATCACGATAGGCGTTTTACTTTCCGTTACTTTATGCTTTTCTTGCCACTGCAGAATTCTATTCATGATGCATCTCCCGCAAGGGCTTTAAGTCTGGCCGAAATAAAACGCAGGGCCTCTGCAAAGGCCTTGTCATTGTCGAATCCGTCGAGAACGGTCAGACATTCGGTTTTGTTTAGTTTTTTGAGTTCGATCGCCGCCCTGGTCATTGCCGGGACCGCTCTGACGATATGATCCATAATAGAGATCGAGGCGGTTCTGCTGGTGCGGCTCAGGGGATTCAGATCAATGGTGATAACCCGTTTACCCATCTTCACAAGGGCCTCGGTCCTGTCTCCATCCTCAAGGGGAACAAAGACAGTATCGGCAATTAAGATTCCCTCCGAATCGACCCGCTTGCGTTCGCTGCCTATCTCCGGAATTTGACCTTGGCGGGCTTCATCGGTGCCGAGGATTTCTCTTGCCCCGGCCTTTTCCATTAGCTTTGTAATGGCCTCTATCCGCTCCCTGCTGCGGTAAAAAAGATTAATCTCCAGTTTTGCCCCGGTAGCTTCGGCAAGCTCGACCATCGCTTCGGGACAAAGAGCAGCAGCATTTCCATTTAGAGAAATGATCGGCCGCTCAGCAGTCAAAAGTGCCGCTGCCGCAGCCCTGATCGGTCCCAGCACACAGTCGGGAGTTTTTTCTCCTATCAAATAATCAAAGGCCTCTCCCCGCCCGTGGGCAATCAATCCTTCGGGGGCAAGGACCTTTGCATCGACCATATCGACAAGGTGTTCCCTCATCCGAATCGATTCATACCGGGGATGATCTTTCGGTAAAAATTCACTCATGGATAACACATCCTCCCTGTTTCGACGAGGTAGTGGTAAAAAGATACCCCTTTTCCTCGCTTCTGGAAAGAGCCTGCGCCTCTGCTTCGGCACTCTCCCTGTCGGGAAACAAGGCAAAGGCGGCATTCCCGAACATTAGCATTGCCGTAGGCGTCCCAATTGCGTCGAAGTGATCGAAAAGCCTGCGCACTTCGGGGGTAATGAGCCCTGAACGTTCATCAAAGGCCCTACTTGCCCAGAGAAAGGCTTCGAGCGTCGGAGTGCGAAGAAGATCTTCGATCAGCTTTTCACCGGTATCGTTGATACGTCGCCTGATATCGGGATCCGAGAGGGCGGAACTTGTCGAAATTTTACGATAGACGACGAAAAGAAGGTTGAGATCGCCGGAAATGGGTATCGATACCACCTCGCCTGTTCCGGGAGCCCCCGGTTTCCTGCGAATTTCAACACCGCCACAGAATTCACCAATGACCGTTCCGAGTCCTGTCTTACACAGGACTTCGGCGCGATGGGCCATTGTACCTGCCTCCTCTGCGGAGAGGGGAGAACCAAGGGCTCGGTTAAGAGCCAGCGCCAGGCTGAGAGCCCCTGCTCCGCTGCTTCCGAAGCCGCTGCCTTGCGGAATTTCGATCGAATGAGATATTTCTCTGATGACAACATCCTTCAAAAGGGCGGCATCTTGAAAGAGAGCGATGAGCCTCTTGCTTACCACAAGGTCGCTACGTTCTTCGCCGTTTGAACGGTAGATTGTCTTCTCCTCGGCACTGTCGCCTCCGGACTGTGAAGCGGAGGAGAGCGTGACCGTGGTCGTTACCCCTCTTGCAATGGAAAAACCGGCCCCGATCGAGCCCTTGCTGTCTATTGAATCCTCATCGTCCCGTATGGAAAAGAGTCCCGTTATATGTCCTGGGGAAAAAGCCTTTGCAGTAATCATAACCGGATCAACGATACTTCAGCAGGAGGGAAAAAGTCAATCGACAATCGATCGATACTGTGATATGAGATGTAGAGTGAGAAAATTCGGAAGCCTGCTTCTCATTATCCTGTTGTATGCTCTCTCCCTCGTTTCCGCCGATCCACTCTCTTTTGAACAAAAGAAGATTGCGGTGGGCGGGCGGGTCACGGGGTGCCTTGCCGCAAGGCTTGTACCGGCGTTCTGGTTTACCTCGCGCGACCGCTACCTCTACCGATATCGCGAGGGGGATGAGGCCCCTGTTCGATGCAGGCTTCCCGATAGGGCCGCTTCATCTCCGGTAGAAGGGGCCGAGGGGAAGATCTATCTTCTGCTGGAGGACGGCAGGCTTTTCGCGGCCACTCCCGGCTGTATCGGGGCCTGGTTCTTTCAAAACCCAAAGGGATTTCTTTCTCCCATGGCGGGGGAAGGGGACGGGACGCTCTACTTAGCGGGGAAAGGTGGAGGCCTTTTTGCCGTGGCCCATACCGGAAGGCTTCGCTGGTCTTTGCAGCTTCCCTCCCAGCCTCGGAGTGGACCGGTACTTGTACGAACCAAGACGGGGGAGAGACTCATCGTGGTCTCATGCGAGGGGCGTAGAAGCTATGCCTATGGTACCGACGGGGTCCTGCGATGGACCTTTCTCTCTGCCGGCGAGGTCCTTTTTCCCAAAAGCGATGGAAGGCGACTTTTTTTACCGACGGATGCGGGAACCATTACTGCGGTGGATGATAGCGGCGTTCTTATCTGGGAGCACCAACTGCCTGCTCTCGCGGCCGACTGTGCCGTCGATGTGAAACGGGGGCTGCTCTTTATCGCCGATAGGCTTGGCAATGTCACATGCCTCGATGCCACCTCAGGTACTGCTGTCTGGGAATTCCCTGCAGGTCGTGCCATCTTTTCCCTTGTGGTTCTTCCCGATTCTCATCCTGCGGAGAGGGAAAAAGAGGCAGCCCTTGCCATCTGTGCAGAGGCCGGCGGGATCGTCTTCACGGATGAAGCAGGCAGGGTTCTCAACCGGATTTCAACCCCTGCACCGGCGGCTCCTCTTTCGACGGATGGGCGAGGTCTTCTTCTCTTCGGGGGAAGTGATTGGCTTTTTCGCCTCTATCGTTTTTCTTCCGGTTCCTCAGCCTCTCAAGACGCCGAGGACGAGGGAGAACCGAAACCTCTTTTTTCGATAAAAGAGCCTCCCTTTGACTTTCATTATCTTCAATCCATTGCAAGCTCTGCAGATCGCAACGGCCAGGTCGCCGCTTTGGCGGAAATACAAGATCGACTTGAGTCCGGAAAACCAGATCGCGGCAGCTCCTATCTTCCTATACTGCTTCACTATTTTGCAAGCGCCGCCATTGATTCTCCGATCAGGGAGGGGGGAGCCCTTCGAAATGATTTTCCCACTCTCCGCATTACCGCCGTCAGGATGCTTGCTCGATACGGACATCCCTCTGCTTCCCGAGTCCTGTCACGTTTGATCCGGTATGAGTGGGATCCTTCGGTCCGTATTGCCGCCTATCACGCATTACGTACCCTGTTGGACGACCCGGAAGGCGATGCAAGGGCTGCGGTTCGGGACCGCTTGTCTTCGATGGTCAATAGTAGAAAGGATGAGCAGGAGGTCTCTGCCGCCAGCGATGCGCTTTTTTACCTCGCCGCCTACCATGGGGGTCTGGAAGAGAAGGATCTTGAGCTGTTGCTTGCCGTTGCCTACGGCCCCTTTGGAAGGGAAACGCGGTCATCGGTGCTGGATACCCTTCGACAGGGCGGAAAAAGACGATTATACTAAGAGAAAACATGGGGAAAAAGAAAAAGGAGTGTATGATGAAAGGATTTCCGCATCTGACGATGCGTTTTGTCGGTCTGGTAGTGGCCCTCTCGGCCGCACTCCTCCTACCGCTTTCGGCGCAGGAAGTGGCAACCGGTGAGCTTTTCACCGTCAAGGCCGGAAGTGTTGAGTTCCTGAACTACGAGGGGCCTCATCAGAAGATTGAGAGTGCCGGTCAGATTCGGGGAATAGGTGCGGCTATGGCCGAGGGGAGAAGTTCCTCCTATCTCGGAAAATATCGCATCATCTCGATAGTTCCGAGCTCTCCCGATGTGCTGGGTGCCGATATCGTTGAAATACTTGATGGGGCGCTTGTCGACCATATTGATAATGTGAGGCGCATCCTTTCCGGTTTTGTGGCCGCAAAGTACGGCTATGACCAGGAGAAGGCCGATACGATTGCGCTTTTTACCACCTACTATAATGCGGTTCACCGTGGTGATCTTGAATATGTTCGTTCCCGCTACACCGAGGCGGTCCTCTCCCGTTTGGATGAGAAGAAGATGGGAATCTCCACGAGCTACAAAGAGTGGCCGGGAAATACCCAGATGCTTATCCCTCTATCGCTGGATGGAACGGGGAGTGCCCGGATTTCCGCCGATACCGTAGGTGGGGATGAAGTTGTCCAGGAACTTCGAAGCGATGAATCGAAACAAGGGCTTGATGATCGGAAATCGATGGTGGAGTTGCGGGAAGATCAGCTTGAAGAAGATAAGGCAGCCACCGCAGAAGAGCGAAATCAGCTTGAAGAGGATACAGTTGATCTGCAGCAGAAACAAGAGGCTGCGGAGGCTCAGCAGGAGGAGATTGACCGTCGTCAGGACGAGGTTGCTTCGGCCCTTGAAGGGGCGGAACCTGGCAGTACAAAGGAGGCTGAGCTAAAGGGGCAGCAGGAGGAGCTGGCGAAGCAGGAAGAGCAGGTTCAGGCGGCCAAACAGGAGCTCGAAGAGCAGCAGCAGGCGCTGGATAAACAGGAAGAACAGGTTGCCGCCAAGGAGAAAGAGCAGGCCAGTCGGGAAGAGGCAATCGGGCAGGAGCGCGATCGGATTGCAGGGGATGAGCAAAAGACGATTGCAGAAGAGGAGGCTGCCGCCCGCCAAAGGGCCGCCGGTGCAACTGCTCCGGGGTTTACCTTTATGCATGTACGGGAGGAAAACGGGATTATCCTTTCCTCAATGGTTATCTACGACTCTGAAAGCGGAAAAGAGCGGGGACGCTCCGCTGTCAATGCCATTCGCGGTAGAAAAGTCTATCCTGTCTCGGGTGCTTATCTTGCCGTTGTCGGCATGGATGCCCCTCCCAAGGCTGTGAAGCTGATGCTCTTGAATAGTGATGATCTTTCCGTGTCTTCGGAAAGTGAACAGCATCTCTACGGAGAAAGCTGGGTGTTGTTAGACAATCAGCGTGCATATGTGGTGGCATCCTTTGACGGAATATGGAAGATAGCTGCCTTCGACAGTGGCAATCTGAGCTTGTTGGCACAGTCCGATGTTGAGGTTGACCCGAATACGGTCATTCAGAAAACAGGAAAGAATATCATTGTAGAAAGCCGGGATGGATCACTTCTGAAGCTCGATCCCGAGGGCCTTTCCGTGGTTCAATAGAAAAAGGGAACCGAAAAACATTTTACAGGGGACGGTCCTGCTTTTTGTCAGGCCGTTTCCTTTTTTTCTTTCGTCCATCCCCACCGAAAAGCATGGAGAAGAATCTCTTAATTGCATTCCATATTCTACGGAACACGGAGGGATGTTTCAGTTTGTCGAGACGATTGTAGCCATCGGCAAGTTCATCGGCCGCAAGGCTTCGACGGTGGAGATTTTCCTCGATCTCAAGCTCCAGCATCTGTATGTCCGTTTCGACATTGACAACCCTTGCTTCGATACTTCTCCAACCCAGGGCCTTTGCCGCCTCCAGGCGGCGGTGGCCAGCGATGAGCTCGCCGTCCTGGTTGACGACAATCGGATTCATAAGGCCGAAGGTCCTCAGGCTTTCCATAAGCGGTTTTAGATCTCCGAGTTCCTTTCTGATACGCTTTCCGATATAGATCTCTTCGATTTGCTTATTCATATTTCCCATCCACTCAACTTATTCAAGCAACGGATTGTAATCGGGGGTGTCGTTTCCTCCGCTTCCATCGTCGGAGAAATTGATGTCGGGAAGCGTTGAGCTGTCAAACAACGAGTCGCTTGTGTCTACATTAAAATCCTCGATGGTGAGAATATCTTGCAGATTACCAACCAATTCCTTATCCCGCTCCTGTTCAAAACTATGTATGGGGCAAAGCTGTTTTGGTTCCGTACCCGCAATAAAAACCTCTTCAATGGTATGGTCGCATAGTTTCGTGGGCAGCATTCCCGATTCGGCACAAACCCTGACGGTTACGATGCCTGAGGGCCTTTCAAACTCCTTTGGTTCGAGCCCCGCATGGACCTTTTTCATATATTCAGCCCAGATCGGTCCTGCGGCAGTTGCACCGGTGATCTCACGACCAAGAGAGTTGCCGGGAGTATCGAATC
Coding sequences:
- a CDS encoding P83/100 family protein; translated protein: MMKGFPHLTMRFVGLVVALSAALLLPLSAQEVATGELFTVKAGSVEFLNYEGPHQKIESAGQIRGIGAAMAEGRSSSYLGKYRIISIVPSSPDVLGADIVEILDGALVDHIDNVRRILSGFVAAKYGYDQEKADTIALFTTYYNAVHRGDLEYVRSRYTEAVLSRLDEKKMGISTSYKEWPGNTQMLIPLSLDGTGSARISADTVGGDEVVQELRSDESKQGLDDRKSMVELREDQLEEDKAATAEERNQLEEDTVDLQQKQEAAEAQQEEIDRRQDEVASALEGAEPGSTKEAELKGQQEELAKQEEQVQAAKQELEEQQQALDKQEEQVAAKEKEQASREEAIGQERDRIAGDEQKTIAEEEAAARQRAAGATAPGFTFMHVREENGIILSSMVIYDSESGKERGRSAVNAIRGRKVYPVSGAYLAVVGMDAPPKAVKLMLLNSDDLSVSSESEQHLYGESWVLLDNQRAYVVASFDGIWKIAAFDSGNLSLLAQSDVEVDPNTVIQKTGKNIIVESRDGSLLKLDPEGLSVVQ
- a CDS encoding ParB N-terminal domain-containing protein, coding for MNKQIEEIYIGKRIRKELGDLKPLMESLRTFGLMNPIVVNQDGELIAGHRRLEAAKALGWRSIEARVVNVETDIQMLELEIEENLHRRSLAADELADGYNRLDKLKHPSVFRRIWNAIKRFFSMLFGGDGRKKKRKRPDKKQDRPL